A window from Bdellovibrionales bacterium encodes these proteins:
- a CDS encoding glycosyltransferase family 2 protein, with protein sequence MINIVIPMAGRGSRFAQKGYTLPKPLIGVHDIPMIRLVIQNLTPSEDHRFIFLALKEHIDQYGLNEKLKDWAGKQSIIVPVTAVTEGAACTVLLAKEYINNQDQLMIANSDQWIDFDINDYLKKMSSEKLDGLIMTMFADDPKWSFVKMSGPLVTEVAEKKVISNEATVGIYNFKHGSDFVQYAEQMIDKNLRVNNEFYVAPVYNELVEKGQKISIYNIGSEFDGMYGLGIPDDLNKFLASNISQKAIERISR encoded by the coding sequence ATGATCAATATCGTAATTCCAATGGCTGGCCGTGGTAGTCGTTTCGCACAAAAAGGCTATACTCTTCCAAAACCTCTTATCGGCGTTCACGACATCCCTATGATTCGCTTGGTAATTCAAAACCTGACCCCAAGCGAAGATCACAGATTTATCTTCCTAGCCCTTAAAGAGCACATTGATCAATATGGCCTGAATGAAAAACTCAAAGATTGGGCTGGAAAGCAATCTATTATTGTTCCAGTAACGGCAGTTACTGAAGGCGCCGCTTGCACCGTCCTCCTAGCAAAAGAATATATTAATAACCAAGACCAACTCATGATTGCTAATAGCGACCAATGGATCGATTTTGACATTAATGACTATTTGAAAAAAATGTCGAGCGAGAAACTCGATGGTTTGATCATGACTATGTTCGCGGATGACCCTAAATGGTCATTTGTAAAAATGAGTGGACCTCTTGTCACTGAAGTTGCAGAGAAAAAAGTAATTTCAAATGAAGCAACTGTTGGTATCTATAACTTTAAACATGGTTCAGATTTCGTACAGTATGCTGAGCAGATGATCGATAAAAACCTTCGCGTGAACAATGAATTCTATGTTGCCCCTGTCTACAACGAGCTCGTTGAAAAAGGCCAAAAAATCTCTATCTACAATATCGGGTCTGAGTTTGACGGTATGTACGGGCTTGGTATTCCAGACGATCTGAATAAATTCTTAGCTTCAAATATCTCTCAAAAGGCGATTGAAAGAATATCTCGATGA
- a CDS encoding glycosyltransferase family 4 protein, producing the protein MSSILRVIGTTKKYGGDLYEDELEAALQQQHTVSTFNPVDPSLGKIAGLPKYIYNLKKIQRLGMEFDYVLRPMNHTFFIGPEPKQVVIAYHFDTAYSHPLVKLHHSWGLQSMISSRNNIHKIIVIAKYWQEFYSGLGFKNIELLYCSFDLSQFEISDNEVDAFKERYQLHGKKVVYIGNAQKKKGADLVYEALKDTDYFLITSGNSDIDLPVLNLKLKHRDYLCLMKAAGLVVTYSQFKEGWNRVAHEAMLLKTPVIGSGSGGMGELLAGGGQGICSNPADLKKTVDLLYGNRDLGIQGYEFARQFTIEKFNAQALEIFKS; encoded by the coding sequence ATGTCCTCAATTTTAAGAGTTATCGGAACAACAAAAAAATACGGCGGGGACCTTTATGAGGATGAGCTTGAGGCAGCTCTGCAGCAACAGCATACGGTATCTACTTTTAATCCCGTAGACCCTAGTTTAGGAAAAATCGCAGGCCTGCCAAAATATATCTATAATCTTAAGAAAATCCAACGTCTAGGGATGGAATTTGATTATGTTTTGCGGCCAATGAATCATACATTCTTTATTGGACCAGAACCGAAGCAAGTTGTTATAGCCTACCATTTTGATACAGCTTATTCGCATCCGTTGGTGAAGTTGCATCATTCTTGGGGCCTTCAATCGATGATCTCGAGCCGAAATAATATTCACAAGATAATTGTAATTGCTAAATATTGGCAGGAATTTTATTCCGGACTCGGTTTTAAAAATATTGAGCTGCTTTATTGTAGTTTTGATCTGTCACAGTTTGAAATTTCTGACAATGAAGTTGATGCCTTTAAAGAGCGCTATCAGCTGCATGGTAAAAAAGTGGTCTATATTGGAAATGCACAGAAGAAAAAAGGTGCTGACTTGGTTTACGAAGCGCTTAAAGATACAGACTATTTCTTAATCACCTCAGGAAATAGTGACATCGACCTTCCAGTTCTGAATTTAAAACTGAAACATCGTGATTATTTGTGCCTGATGAAGGCTGCGGGTCTTGTTGTTACATACTCGCAATTTAAGGAAGGCTGGAACCGCGTGGCACATGAAGCGATGCTGTTAAAAACTCCAGTCATTGGTTCTGGATCCGGCGGCATGGGGGAACTCCTTGCCGGAGGAGGGCAGGGAATTTGTTCAAATCCTGCGGATCTTAAGAAAACTGTTGATTTGCTGTATGGAAATAGAGATCTAGGAATTCAGGGATATGAATTTGCTCGGCAGTTTACTATTGAAAAGTTCAATGCCCAGGCGCTAGAAATATTTAAGTCCTGA
- a CDS encoding O-antigen ligase family protein, with product MSTNSAKISHVTGILLLLFAISTLVSQSLMDLFSTLLCLYLAFQWLMAKKQNRDFQAVQKMGFDWLWLAWFVVCAIGFALNRPPPPETPENFWMARLVEFKWIFILYFMVGGLHLAKFKEDSMKWFNGAVLLCSAYAIVDYFLQVQNATPTDDVRLGGLFQFSMTYAHSYGIFFCALLGLFFEISKTLPPKKRLFYLCTLIVLGLSVLLTYTRGVWIAAFVSVIAISFLWRVRNGFIAIIACSLGAAVLYFAVPSVKNRVDFTAKIADASTAKQTYDSERVVLWKTNLMIFKDHPWFGTGYGQNKFHLHEYYEKQGLPKDQFIGHAHNQYLHLLAGTGVLGLLCYLGLLGTMAVMTLVAFLKIPKENLFYKGLALGALGGQICFAVGSLTESNFEHSKVRFAIMFMWAIGLWLWQETKQKKALP from the coding sequence ATGTCTACGAATTCAGCAAAAATATCTCACGTCACCGGCATTCTTTTGCTTCTGTTTGCGATTTCAACCCTGGTTTCCCAAAGCTTGATGGATTTGTTTTCCACGCTTTTATGCCTTTATCTAGCTTTTCAGTGGCTTATGGCTAAAAAGCAAAACCGTGACTTTCAGGCTGTTCAAAAAATGGGTTTCGATTGGCTCTGGCTTGCGTGGTTTGTGGTATGTGCAATTGGCTTTGCGCTCAATCGACCTCCTCCTCCTGAAACTCCTGAAAATTTTTGGATGGCTCGGCTTGTTGAGTTTAAGTGGATCTTCATCTTGTACTTTATGGTGGGCGGACTTCATCTCGCGAAATTTAAAGAAGATTCTATGAAGTGGTTCAATGGGGCCGTTCTCCTCTGCTCTGCCTACGCGATTGTAGATTATTTTCTTCAGGTACAAAATGCGACGCCGACGGATGATGTTCGTTTAGGAGGGCTATTTCAGTTCTCGATGACATATGCCCACTCTTACGGAATTTTCTTTTGTGCTCTTTTGGGACTATTCTTTGAAATTAGCAAAACTTTGCCACCCAAAAAGAGATTGTTTTATCTATGCACACTCATCGTGCTTGGCTTATCGGTACTCCTGACTTACACGCGTGGAGTTTGGATTGCTGCTTTTGTGTCCGTGATTGCAATTAGCTTTTTATGGCGTGTTAGAAACGGGTTCATCGCTATCATCGCTTGCAGCCTAGGCGCTGCGGTTTTGTATTTTGCGGTTCCTTCAGTCAAAAACCGCGTGGACTTTACAGCAAAAATTGCCGATGCCAGCACGGCAAAGCAAACTTATGACTCTGAACGCGTGGTTCTTTGGAAAACCAATCTGATGATTTTCAAAGATCACCCTTGGTTTGGTACCGGCTATGGTCAAAATAAATTTCATCTTCACGAGTACTATGAAAAGCAAGGGCTTCCAAAAGATCAATTCATCGGGCATGCCCACAATCAATATCTACACTTGCTAGCGGGAACTGGGGTTCTCGGACTGCTATGCTACTTAGGACTCTTAGGAACTATGGCAGTGATGACCCTAGTCGCTTTTTTAAAAATCCCAAAAGAGAATTTATTTTATAAAGGTTTAGCTCTTGGCGCTCTCGGCGGGCAGATCTGTTTTGCAGTTGGGAGCCTGACTGAATCAAACTTTGAACACTCCAAAGTTCGCTTCGCGATTATGTTCATGTGGGCGATCGGCCTTTGGCTCTGGCAAGAAACCAAACAGAAAAAAGCACTTCCCTAA
- a CDS encoding class I SAM-dependent methyltransferase: protein MVNSEIDHQIKYLSQRFSAGVARENEANASFAKDHSFFVENCKSPMEYYEDGVSNAYIEYPEFLKQYPGKKLKILDIGVGRGESSVYLASLGHQVFSIEPSKDFCRLIAQIKNKFSLNITPVCSVAEEMGQLNESNFDLVIFNSSLHHCDNPDIALHQAYLMLKPNGKVFLSSEIQLKPWVNKSAWYRRLETHPEEMGHYGGNEHAYFNWEYSRMLKGAGFQKVDTFPSVQFLRPLVRIALELKSDRYNPLKGTAGFKYFLRIMYYFAASVVANNHWLFQPLAKLSLLPGQYVGEKL from the coding sequence ATGGTTAACTCTGAAATCGATCATCAAATTAAGTATCTATCTCAGCGATTTAGTGCCGGCGTCGCGAGAGAAAATGAAGCAAACGCCTCATTTGCAAAAGACCATTCTTTCTTTGTAGAAAACTGCAAGTCACCGATGGAATATTATGAAGATGGGGTCTCCAACGCATATATTGAATACCCTGAGTTCTTAAAACAATATCCAGGTAAAAAACTTAAAATATTAGATATTGGAGTTGGACGCGGCGAGTCTTCGGTGTATCTAGCATCGCTTGGACATCAAGTTTTCTCGATTGAACCAAGTAAAGACTTTTGCAGGCTCATAGCTCAAATAAAAAATAAATTCTCACTCAATATCACCCCAGTCTGCAGTGTTGCTGAAGAAATGGGTCAGCTCAATGAATCCAATTTTGACTTAGTGATTTTCAACTCTAGCCTCCATCATTGCGACAATCCTGACATTGCTTTGCATCAAGCATATTTGATGCTTAAACCAAATGGAAAAGTCTTCTTAAGCTCAGAAATTCAGCTAAAGCCTTGGGTCAATAAAAGCGCGTGGTATCGACGCCTGGAAACTCATCCCGAGGAAATGGGACACTACGGCGGAAATGAGCACGCCTATTTCAATTGGGAGTATTCTCGAATGCTCAAAGGAGCAGGTTTTCAAAAGGTGGACACATTTCCATCTGTTCAGTTTTTAAGGCCACTTGTGAGAATTGCACTCGAGCTTAAATCAGACCGCTATAATCCTTTAAAGGGAACCGCTGGTTTTAAGTATTTTCTTAGGATCATGTATTATTTTGCAGCAAGTGTCGTTGCAAACAACCATTGGCTTTTTCAACCACTCGCAAAATTGTCTCTTCTGCCCGGCCAGTATGTGGGAGAAAAGCTTTAA
- a CDS encoding glycosyltransferase family 2 protein yields the protein MTESLSLVIPLWNEEKNIPSLIESIQNSGLSLSENFELILVNNGSQDQTGYLIDQAAKTRPWIHNVHLDRNLNYGGGIQVGIEKSKNNFVGFIPGDLQVAPSDVVVLWETCLNMIKNGQKEFLVKGFRAKRYDGISIQFVSFVYTFLANLILKIHTKDLNALPKIFNKSLYFKIHGTKINTFVFDAQMMLTAKQQNTAVYELPVMFHARREGVSSWSGKRMKVYFQSFRLLLKLRRENY from the coding sequence ATGACTGAATCCCTGAGTCTCGTTATTCCCCTTTGGAATGAAGAAAAAAACATTCCGTCTCTCATCGAGAGCATTCAAAACAGCGGGCTCTCACTCAGTGAGAACTTCGAGCTCATATTGGTGAATAATGGTTCTCAAGATCAAACTGGTTATCTAATAGATCAAGCTGCCAAAACAAGACCTTGGATTCATAACGTACATCTCGATAGAAATCTAAATTATGGTGGTGGCATCCAAGTCGGTATCGAAAAGAGTAAAAACAATTTTGTTGGTTTTATTCCTGGAGACTTACAAGTCGCACCTAGTGACGTTGTCGTTCTCTGGGAAACTTGCCTAAATATGATAAAAAATGGGCAAAAAGAATTTTTAGTAAAAGGCTTTCGAGCTAAACGCTATGATGGCATTAGTATTCAGTTTGTTAGCTTCGTCTACACTTTTCTAGCAAATCTCATTCTAAAAATTCACACTAAAGACTTGAATGCGCTTCCAAAAATTTTCAACAAAAGTCTTTACTTTAAAATCCATGGCACAAAGATCAATACTTTCGTTTTTGATGCCCAAATGATGTTAACTGCAAAACAGCAAAACACAGCTGTCTATGAACTTCCAGTAATGTTTCACGCTCGCCGAGAAGGTGTTTCAAGCTGGTCTGGGAAAAGAATGAAAGTTTATTTTCAATCATTTAGATTATTACTGAAACTTAGAAGAGAGAATTACTAA
- a CDS encoding HAD family phosphatase — MSKVKAVLFDMDGVLIDAKDWHYEALNRALAIFGMEISRYDHLVTYDGLPTKKKLEMLSKERGLPRDLHSFLNDLKQQYTFELIHQKCKPVFKHQYALSKLKQEGYKIAVCSNSIRKTIELMMEKADLTPYLDLIVSNQDVKNGKPNPEIYLKAMTHFDLKPEQCLILEDNQHGIEAAIASGGHLLKIETVNDVNIANIHNRLKNLAEGKQ, encoded by the coding sequence ATGAGTAAAGTTAAAGCGGTTCTTTTCGATATGGATGGTGTACTTATCGACGCTAAAGATTGGCACTATGAAGCCCTTAATCGCGCGCTAGCAATTTTTGGCATGGAAATCTCTCGATATGATCATTTGGTCACCTATGATGGTCTTCCTACAAAAAAGAAGTTAGAAATGCTCAGTAAAGAACGTGGTTTACCTAGAGATCTACATAGCTTCTTGAACGATCTTAAACAGCAATATACTTTTGAGCTTATTCATCAGAAGTGTAAACCAGTTTTCAAACATCAGTACGCGCTCTCTAAGCTAAAGCAGGAAGGCTATAAAATAGCAGTTTGTTCGAACTCCATTCGTAAAACTATTGAATTGATGATGGAGAAAGCAGACCTCACTCCATATCTTGATTTAATTGTTTCCAATCAGGATGTTAAAAATGGCAAACCAAACCCTGAAATCTATCTCAAGGCTATGACTCATTTCGACCTCAAGCCAGAACAGTGTTTAATTCTTGAGGATAACCAACATGGAATTGAAGCAGCGATCGCAAGCGGTGGTCATTTATTGAAAATTGAAACTGTAAACGACGTAAATATCGCCAATATCCACAACCGTCTCAAAAATCTCGCAGAGGGTAAGCAATGA
- a CDS encoding ABC transporter permease → MVKSGLNTSIYNQIKTEISEAYRFRYVTLAFVSTNLKLRYRRSSLGFIWTVLAPMLHYILIGCVFTLLMSQRRPDYFVYYFSGALFFAIIAGVLNKAPTIFIANEHFIKKIYVPKLTFVMNVVSIEVVNFFLSGTSLIVLGLIIGKFTPSFYVFLSFVPVILAAMALLGLTCIISVASVYFRDFIHIIPVVVQAAFFATPIVYDETMIPQSYHWLIYYNPVYYFLKMFRMPLLEQAAAPINYYIFGFSFSAVCLIVGLLTVKKFDNRIVFKL, encoded by the coding sequence ATGGTCAAATCGGGTTTAAATACATCAATATATAATCAAATTAAGACTGAGATTAGTGAAGCCTACCGTTTCCGTTACGTTACATTAGCTTTTGTATCAACCAATTTGAAGCTGCGCTATCGCAGGTCCTCTCTTGGATTCATTTGGACCGTCTTAGCACCTATGCTCCACTACATTCTTATTGGGTGTGTTTTTACGTTGTTAATGTCTCAAAGAAGACCCGACTATTTCGTATATTATTTTTCAGGGGCACTTTTTTTTGCGATTATTGCCGGAGTTTTGAACAAAGCACCAACGATCTTTATTGCCAATGAACACTTCATTAAAAAGATCTATGTTCCTAAGTTAACATTTGTAATGAATGTCGTGAGTATAGAAGTCGTTAACTTCTTCCTGTCGGGCACGTCACTTATTGTTCTTGGTCTTATAATTGGTAAGTTTACTCCATCTTTTTATGTTTTTCTCTCTTTCGTACCGGTGATCCTTGCAGCTATGGCGCTTTTGGGACTTACGTGCATTATTAGTGTCGCAAGCGTATATTTCCGTGATTTCATTCATATCATCCCTGTTGTTGTGCAGGCCGCTTTCTTTGCAACACCTATTGTTTATGACGAAACAATGATTCCTCAGTCTTACCATTGGCTCATCTACTACAACCCAGTCTATTACTTCTTAAAAATGTTTCGAATGCCTCTTTTAGAACAGGCGGCGGCACCAATAAATTACTATATTTTCGGCTTCAGCTTTTCAGCTGTGTGTCTTATCGTTGGCCTTTTAACCGTTAAAAAATTCGATAATCGAATCGTATTTAAGCTCTAG
- a CDS encoding ABC transporter ATP-binding protein — MQNHTPVSIKLNDVSLVYDLHHDRTNNLKEYIVNLLSRRSYVDKRKDVLHALNHINLEINEGDRLGIIGLNGAGKSTLLKVISGILKPTSGEIIVHGHVQPLIEIGAGFDPEFTGRENIYLNGYMLGFTKKQIQAKEQEIIDFTELGHFIDTPIKYYSSGMSVRLAFTIATMIEPEVLVFDEMLSAGDAVFIQKAQKRLNAILDKAKIIVLVSHDLNMIKNLCNKAIVVNKGEIQFLGPTQEAIDLYLKNTIQ; from the coding sequence ATGCAAAATCACACTCCGGTTTCCATAAAACTAAATGATGTTTCTCTCGTATATGATCTTCATCACGATCGAACTAACAATCTCAAAGAATACATAGTCAATTTGCTTTCTCGACGCTCTTACGTCGATAAGCGCAAAGATGTATTGCATGCCTTAAATCATATCAATTTGGAGATTAATGAGGGCGACAGACTCGGAATTATTGGACTTAACGGAGCTGGGAAAAGCACTCTTCTTAAAGTCATTTCTGGAATTTTAAAGCCAACCTCAGGTGAGATCATTGTTCATGGCCATGTTCAGCCACTGATTGAGATAGGTGCCGGATTCGACCCAGAATTCACAGGACGAGAGAATATCTATTTAAACGGCTATATGCTCGGATTTACAAAGAAGCAAATCCAAGCAAAAGAACAAGAAATTATTGATTTTACTGAGCTGGGCCACTTTATTGACACCCCCATAAAATACTATTCCTCCGGAATGTCGGTACGTCTTGCCTTTACAATCGCAACAATGATCGAGCCGGAAGTTCTTGTTTTCGACGAAATGCTCAGTGCTGGAGATGCCGTATTTATTCAAAAGGCACAAAAAAGGCTGAACGCAATCTTAGATAAAGCCAAAATTATTGTCTTAGTTTCTCATGATTTAAACATGATCAAAAATCTCTGCAATAAAGCCATTGTCGTGAATAAAGGCGAAATACAGTTTTTAGGCCCTACTCAAGAAGCTATTGATCTATACTTAAAAAATACGATCCAATAA
- a CDS encoding glycosyltransferase family 2 protein, giving the protein MIRILIPMAGKSKFFSEEGSQFPKPLIEVKGQPIIQHTVECLSKVREAHQFIFVVNKDDVEKYHIHNTLKLLTSEQSVIVSQNGNTKGAACTCLLAVEHINGEEELIISNSDQKIDADLNTLISNFRKLNADAGVVYFESVHPQWSYVKLEGDHAVTEAAEKNPISKNAIAGFYYFKKGKYFVDSAKASISKDAQVNGLYFIAPTLNEMILKAQKVVALKIPNSEYHSFYSWDKIKEFEKK; this is encoded by the coding sequence ATGATTAGAATTTTAATTCCAATGGCTGGGAAATCTAAATTTTTTAGCGAAGAGGGTTCTCAATTCCCTAAACCGCTGATTGAGGTCAAAGGCCAGCCGATTATTCAACACACAGTTGAATGCCTTTCAAAGGTCAGAGAAGCGCACCAATTTATCTTTGTGGTTAATAAAGATGACGTCGAAAAATACCATATTCATAACACTTTAAAGCTGTTAACCAGCGAACAATCAGTAATTGTATCACAAAATGGCAATACAAAAGGCGCCGCATGTACTTGCCTTCTCGCTGTAGAGCATATCAACGGTGAAGAGGAACTTATCATCTCTAATTCAGATCAGAAAATAGATGCTGATTTGAATACTCTAATTTCTAATTTTAGAAAACTGAACGCTGATGCAGGCGTTGTTTATTTTGAGTCTGTACATCCACAATGGTCTTATGTAAAACTTGAAGGCGACCACGCAGTAACAGAGGCAGCTGAAAAAAATCCTATCTCTAAAAACGCCATTGCCGGATTCTACTACTTCAAAAAAGGTAAATATTTTGTAGACTCAGCTAAAGCTAGTATTTCAAAAGATGCGCAGGTCAATGGACTCTATTTTATCGCTCCAACTTTAAATGAGATGATTTTAAAGGCACAGAAGGTTGTAGCGCTAAAAATTCCAAATAGCGAATACCACTCTTTTTATTCTTGGGATAAAATTAAGGAATTTGAAAAAAAGTAG